Below is a window of Myroides profundi DNA.
GACATAAACGCCCAAGCGAAATGCTTAAAGGAATTATGAAAGTAGACCGCCGCGTGCTTAATCAACAACTAAAAGAATTAGAACAAGATGGTGTTCTGTATAAAATAAGCTATAATGAACTTCCTCCAAGAGTAGAGTACCTCCTTACTCCACTAGGAGAACAATTGGTAGAAGTATTATGGAAATTAAATGCTTGGGGCGAGACCTTATTAAAAGAAAAAGAGACTACTGAATAGTCTCTTTTATTATTTTTATTAATATAGCTCTTTACTCTTTAAAGAAATCATCATTTCATTATCCTCTATGATCATCTCGGTGTTAGTAAACTTAGCAGGGATATTAGTAGGATACCAGTTGCGATCAGGTGTTACCATAATAATCAACCCTTGATCATCTCCGAGTGCCAAGAACTGTTCTGTAGGTTCTGCCTTTTTGAAGTAACTTAAATTGTATTCTTGAATTAACTTCTCTGCCGACTCCATTGGCTTCTCTACCACTACACCTATCTCACTAATACACGTAATCTGTACAGGATCAAAAGGTCCATTCAATGAAAGTAAAATATCTTCTCTCGCTATAAACTCTAAGATATTCCCGTTATTATCTGTAAAATAAATAGACTTTGCCTTCCATGCTTCAAAATGAGTAACCAAATTCCCTTCCACATTCTCTATTAAATCAACATGCTTTCTTGACCAGATTAATGCTTCTTCTATCTGATTAGAAGGAATATTAAAAGCAAAGTGATATACATTGACAGGAGTATCTACCTCTTTAAACGTAAGAATAGTTTCTCCTGCTTGTACAGCAAAGCTCCCTTTCACCTCTTCAATAATATCAAAGTCTAATACCTCTGTATAAAACGCTCTTGTTTCTTTTAATTGATTTGTCTCTATATCTAAATTTACTATATACATCTTCTATTCTTTTTTATAAAACAAATATCCTTAAACAGACTCATACTTACATATTAATTCCTCATCATTTATTTATATCTAGATAGATAAAGACTATTAATCTCTTACTTAGCTTATATTACTATAAAGCATATAAGTAGTATAGTACATCTCTCCATACTTACTATCACTTAGCAAAAAATCAAAACCAAAAATACAATCATACTTAACTTCTCCTGATTTTGCTTCGTATTTCTGAGCCAGTACCTTGACTTCTTTCTCATTAAATAAATGTATCTCTAGAGTAGATCGATCTATATCCATTGCAGCAACAGCTTGCATCTCTTTACCATCAAACAACAGCGGTATACGTACTTCATTTAATTCTAAACTTTCAATATAGTTTATTCTATTTTGCTTTAGGTCATACTCAGTAGTATGTTTCTTTTGAAACCAAATATTATCAATTCCAGCGCGCTGTTCAGCAAGGCTATATCTAAAGTCTTTATTTAAAAAAGCATCTTTATCTTTAGCAGAATCATAATGATAACGATGTTGTCTTACTTCTGCATTATCTAAAAAAGCAATAATTAATTCTTCCGAAACTAAAGTATACTCTTTGATAGGTATACGTTTCTTATCTGCGCTTTTTTTATAAAAAACTATACCTCCTATAATTAAAACAATAAACAACAGATATATCATTACCAAAAACTTAAACTTGTTCCTCTAACTTAACCTATTACAATAAACAATTCTCCCCATTTACTCCTACTTCTTTTTTCATTCTGTAGTATTTATTGTAATATTAATTTCTATTCAATCACCTCATCTATCTATAAGCTCCACCATTCCCTCTTACCTCAAACTCATCACAACAATTTATCTCTTGTACCCACTCGATAAGATCACTTTCATCTACACATAAATCACTATAATCTTCTTTATTACCTACTTCAGTATACTTTTGCTTAATATGCTTAAAGCACATCATTGTTCCAAAAGAGCTATTCCCATAAATACTATAATCTCCATATAAGCAACCATAACAGTTCATTAATGAATATCCCTGAGGCAATTGAGCCTTCAATTGATCAAATGCTACCTCAACAAATCCACTCTTCCCTACCAAAACCTTTTCCTTCCACGTCAATTCAGTCCTAACTTCTTCATGAAAACTTGTAGTATTGGATTCTATATTGCTACCATGACTAAAGCACATCATTAACTCTACAGGTTCTGTAATCCCATCTGATGACAATAAGTATTGAGATACCGTAAATTCAAATTGACAATCTGTCAAACAGTTATCTAAATCTGAGGCGATAGTTATCCATGTACTATCAATAGTTTCCTCTTCTAAATCCCCTTGATAACCCAAATCAGTAAACTCTCTTCCTTTAAACAGTAATCCATCTATTTCTACAGAGAGATATTCTCCATCATTATGTATTTCTATAGGAATACTCTTATTCTTATGTGTATAAACACCTTGATACACCATCCTTAATCTTCTTTTATCTAATTTAGTATTTCAACAATAAACACTTTCTAAACAACTGAATTAGAACACAAATGTATAGCAAAATTGCAAAACAAGTTTATCTCTTTTGGATACTTTACATCGCTGTGCACAGCTCTATTAAGAAGCCATTATTTTCTAAAACATACCCTACTGTCTGTCCCCAAGGTTTTACTGTCATAGGCTCATATACTGTACCTCCTGCCTTTTCTACCTTCTGTATTGCTAATGCTACATCCTCCACTACAAAGCCTAACTCGATCCCAAAAGGTTTCTCTTTATTCACCTGTTGATATCCTTTACTCAAATTACTACTTGCCAACTCTACTTGTGCAAAAGCAATCGTAGTATCTCCTGATACCAACTCTCCATAATCAGCCTCCGGAGTAACGAACTTACGTACAAACCCAAATGCCTCTTCATAAAACCTTACAGTAGTCTCCACATCTACCACATACATAATGGTATAACTATATTTTATCATTTCTTTCTATCTAAAAAATTCTTCTTCTATTTCTTTAAACTCCTCTTGCTCATAGCGTTTGATACCTTTATCCTTTATCATAAAAATAGCTTGACAATGTTTATATAACACATCTGCTATATGAGAAGAAATAAATACAATACTCTCTTGAGACAAATGCTCTAGATACTTCATCAAATAATAATTAGCCTCTATATCTAGCCCATTAAAAGGTTCATCTAGTATATACATCTTATACTCTTTCTGAAGTACAGCATTCAGATAGACCTTTTTCTTCATCCCTGTAGAGAATTCTTTTATTAACTTATCTGTAGGCAACTCAAATAACAATTGATTACCCTGTCCTTTTTGTTGTATTAAATGTTGGTAAAAAGTATAAAACTCCTCTGCTGTTAACTCATCATATACAGCAGGTTCGGCACCACACCATCCTACCGCTTGCAGAGAAAGAATCTTGTCATTTAATTCAACAGTTCCTGTATATTTTTCTAAACCAAGCATGCATTTAAACAGTGTGGTCTTTCCCTCTCCATTTTTCCCATTACCCCATAAATACCTGGTTTATCTGTAGTAAATTGAATGTCTTTTAGAACAAGATGATTACCATAACTCTTTTCTTTAATATTTACTTTCAACATTCTTTATCTGATTTAATTGACGAATTGCTCGTTTATACAAAAAAGGCATTGCTATTAGCGGTAAACCTATTCCTATAAAGCAACTTGCTATAAACAATTGATGTTTTAATTCACTCTTATAAAAACGATACTTTAATACCGCATTACACATTGGTAAAACTAGAACTAATACTCCCCAAAACACATAATTCCAATCAAATGACAATACTAAAACCAATAGTAAAACGGGCATTATAACTAGTAAAGAATTAAACATCTGAACTTTTACCTGTTGCTCTAAATACTCTCCCCCATTTAATACACTTGTCATAATCTCTGTTTCCCTTTCTCTTTCAAAAGTTGGTATCATTGTTAAGATTCCTGCTAATATCAAACTCCCTATAACCAAGTTTTCGTTACTGTGTTTCACTCCCATTACACTAAACAAAATCACAATAGGCAATATCCACAACAATTTAAACTTCCTAAAACTAATCCTCCAAAATGGATCGACTAAAGAAAAAGGATACTTAACCACAGTTGACTGTTTCTTGGGGATAAAAGATAAGAGGTAGTATAACACGACTACACTTCCTAATCCTATATATTCTTGGTTTACTATCAGCACAACTAAAAAAGGAAAACTATACAACAGATATTCAAACCACAGTAATATCCGATAATGCTTATATACTTTTAATAATTCTATATCTATTCTACTCATGTGATATAGAATAGCATCTAGAAACACAAAATAAAATATACCTTTTACTATGGCGTAATTAAAATAGGCTAATACCGCAGTACCTATATAAAGTCCACAGATTAGCATCATCGCTACGTAATCTCCTTTAGACACATATTTCCTAAATCGTATTTCTATTAAATACTTCAAGAGAGTTAGCATATCTTTTAATTTATACCACAAGATAGGTATTAAAATGATCTATTTATTACAGATAACAAACAAAAAAGTCGAAGCACTAACTTCGACTTTTTTTATATCTTTTCATTAGTCCCTGTGAACTATTAACAGTACACTGTAGACCAATTCTTATCCCTCAAAATCACCACAATCATGAACATCAAAAGACTCTAATAAGCTCTTTAAAGTATAAAAGCCTGCAGGTCTATACAGTTCTTGATCGATTACTTGTCCTT
It encodes the following:
- a CDS encoding winged helix-turn-helix transcriptional regulator; this translates as MNTKARAIEEKICPLEFAVNAISGKWKIPIVWQINQGHKRPSEMLKGIMKVDRRVLNQQLKELEQDGVLYKISYNELPPRVEYLLTPLGEQLVEVLWKLNAWGETLLKEKETTE
- a CDS encoding VOC family protein, producing the protein MYIVNLDIETNQLKETRAFYTEVLDFDIIEEVKGSFAVQAGETILTFKEVDTPVNVYHFAFNIPSNQIEEALIWSRKHVDLIENVEGNLVTHFEAWKAKSIYFTDNNGNILEFIAREDILLSLNGPFDPVQITCISEIGVVVEKPMESAEKLIQEYNLSYFKKAEPTEQFLALGDDQGLIIMVTPDRNWYPTNIPAKFTNTEMIIEDNEMMISLKSKELY
- a CDS encoding DUF6304 family protein is translated as MVYQGVYTHKNKSIPIEIHNDGEYLSVEIDGLLFKGREFTDLGYQGDLEEETIDSTWITIASDLDNCLTDCQFEFTVSQYLLSSDGITEPVELMMCFSHGSNIESNTTSFHEEVRTELTWKEKVLVGKSGFVEVAFDQLKAQLPQGYSLMNCYGCLYGDYSIYGNSSFGTMMCFKHIKQKYTEVGNKEDYSDLCVDESDLIEWVQEINCCDEFEVRGNGGAYR
- a CDS encoding VOC family protein, whose translation is MYVVDVETTVRFYEEAFGFVRKFVTPEADYGELVSGDTTIAFAQVELASSNLSKGYQQVNKEKPFGIELGFVVEDVALAIQKVEKAGGTVYEPMTVKPWGQTVGYVLENNGFLIELCTAM
- a CDS encoding ATP-binding cassette domain-containing protein, encoding MLGLEKYTGTVELNDKILSLQAVGWCGAEPAVYDELTAEEFYTFYQHLIQQKGQGNQLLFELPTDKLIKEFSTGMKKKVYLNAVLQKEYKMYILDEPFNGLDIEANYYLMKYLEHLSQESIVFISSHIADVLYKHCQAIFMIKDKGIKRYEQEEFKEIEEEFFR